The following coding sequences are from one Parabacteroides pacaensis window:
- a CDS encoding MATE family efflux transporter codes for MKYKYKQIWLINLPIMVSLLMEQLINLTDSVFLGHVSQIDLGASALATMYYSAIYMLGFGFSLGAQVVIARRNGEERYTEAGKVFYQALIFLAVFAVLVFALSKLFSPSLIRMAITSDKVYQATMHYIEWRNYSFLFAFPLLAIRAFFIGTTRTNILTANSIVMVVCNTVFNYLLIFGKAGLPRLGISGAALGSSLAALVGLMFLIIYMWKYVDKKRYGIHPVFDLKLSFHLLSISVWTMVRSFFCIAPWFLFFVAIEHLGECELAAANVVRSISMLFFVIVNSFATTIISLVSNLIGANKTEQVMPTCRRVITLDYITGIPLIFLVLLFSDSILGLFTNDMAVIQTAFYPLCVMLSTFIISVPAYTYCNTVIGTGNTKIAFLFQMINITIYLFYLFILSRSPHIPLAVYWTAEQLYVLVLWGLSLAYLKRNKWQSKI; via the coding sequence ATGAAGTATAAATATAAACAAATCTGGCTCATCAATTTGCCTATCATGGTGAGCTTACTGATGGAACAGTTAATTAATTTAACCGATTCCGTTTTCTTAGGGCACGTTAGCCAGATAGATTTAGGAGCATCTGCACTGGCAACCATGTATTATTCCGCTATTTACATGCTCGGATTCGGTTTTAGCCTGGGAGCACAAGTAGTAATAGCAAGACGAAACGGAGAAGAACGGTATACGGAAGCAGGCAAGGTATTCTACCAGGCTCTCATCTTTCTAGCAGTCTTTGCCGTTCTTGTTTTTGCATTATCCAAACTGTTTTCTCCCTCATTAATTCGCATGGCAATTACTTCCGATAAGGTATACCAGGCCACTATGCACTACATCGAATGGCGGAATTACAGTTTCCTGTTTGCTTTTCCTTTATTGGCAATCCGTGCTTTTTTCATCGGAACTACCCGTACCAACATTCTTACTGCCAATTCTATAGTTATGGTAGTATGTAACACGGTATTCAACTACCTGTTAATTTTTGGGAAAGCAGGACTTCCGCGTTTAGGAATCAGTGGAGCTGCTCTCGGTTCATCCCTTGCCGCGCTAGTAGGACTCATGTTTCTTATCATTTATATGTGGAAGTACGTAGATAAAAAACGATATGGAATACATCCAGTATTTGACTTGAAATTATCGTTCCATCTACTAAGCATATCCGTGTGGACCATGGTACGGTCATTTTTTTGCATTGCTCCGTGGTTTTTATTCTTTGTGGCGATTGAACATTTAGGAGAATGCGAGCTAGCTGCCGCCAATGTAGTGAGAAGTATCTCCATGCTTTTTTTCGTGATTGTCAATTCGTTCGCCACTACTATCATTTCATTGGTAAGCAATCTTATCGGAGCAAATAAAACAGAACAGGTGATGCCGACTTGCCGCCGCGTCATTACCCTGGATTATATAACAGGTATTCCGCTTATATTCCTGGTTCTTCTCTTTTCAGATAGTATTTTAGGTCTATTTACCAATGACATGGCAGTGATCCAGACAGCATTTTATCCGCTATGCGTTATGCTTTCTACATTTATTATTTCCGTACCCGCTTATACTTATTGCAATACGGTAATCGGTACAGGTAATACGAAGATCGCATTTCTCTTCCAGATGATTAATATAACGATCTACTTGTTTTATCTGTTTATATTGTCCCGCTCTCCTCACATTCCACTGGCAGTATATTGGACTGCCGAACAACTCTATGTTCTCGTATTATGGGGTTTATCCTTAGCATATCTTAAACGTAATAAATGGCAGAGCAAGATTTGA
- a CDS encoding purple acid phosphatase family protein, producing MKKTMLLLIGLLLTWGSYAQSDFKILYGPYLQMMGENEVTVMWVTNKEAVSWVEVAPDDQSHFYAEERPRSFQTNFGKKLVGKLHAIRVTGLKKGTSYRYRIYSKEVMEQTPYYVQYGKVAASNVYTKKPYRFTTLDKEKDHITFKMVNDIHENSDVMASLLRTVREQNCDFVLFNGDMMNNMASEEQIFSGFMNEATNLFATEIPVFFARGNHETRGMFSTEYIHYFPTSTGQPYYAFQEGPAYFIVLDGGEDKPDTDIEYWELAAFDQYRANEVNWLKEVLSSEAFIRSPFKIVIMHVPPVNSSWHGPLEVKKHFLPLLNEAGIDLMLCGHLHTYQYVPAGKGDCNFPILINSNTHVVDVDITTTQLQLKVKDADQKLFKEFTFQRK from the coding sequence ATGAAAAAGACGATGCTTTTATTGATTGGGCTTTTGTTAACTTGGGGAAGTTATGCTCAATCCGATTTTAAAATTCTTTATGGCCCTTACCTCCAAATGATGGGCGAAAATGAAGTCACGGTTATGTGGGTAACAAATAAAGAGGCGGTTTCCTGGGTGGAAGTAGCCCCTGATGACCAATCCCATTTTTATGCGGAAGAACGGCCTCGTTCCTTTCAGACTAATTTTGGAAAAAAGCTGGTAGGTAAATTGCATGCTATTCGTGTGACAGGCTTGAAAAAAGGAACTTCTTACCGTTATCGTATTTATTCTAAAGAGGTGATGGAACAAACCCCTTATTATGTACAATACGGAAAAGTGGCAGCAAGTAATGTATATACAAAAAAGCCTTACCGCTTTACAACGTTAGATAAAGAGAAAGACCATATTACTTTTAAAATGGTGAATGATATTCATGAGAATAGTGATGTGATGGCTTCCTTATTGCGTACAGTGAGAGAACAAAATTGTGACTTTGTTTTGTTTAATGGAGATATGATGAATAATATGGCATCGGAAGAACAAATTTTTAGTGGGTTTATGAATGAGGCCACGAATTTGTTTGCAACAGAGATTCCTGTCTTTTTTGCCAGGGGAAATCACGAAACACGAGGTATGTTCTCTACCGAATATATTCATTATTTCCCAACTTCGACCGGGCAACCTTATTATGCTTTTCAGGAAGGGCCTGCTTATTTTATTGTATTAGATGGTGGAGAGGATAAACCGGATACGGATATCGAATATTGGGAGCTGGCTGCTTTCGACCAGTATCGGGCAAATGAGGTCAATTGGCTGAAAGAGGTTTTAAGTAGTGAAGCTTTTATCCGTTCTCCGTTTAAAATAGTTATTATGCATGTACCTCCGGTAAATTCTTCCTGGCATGGTCCTCTGGAAGTAAAAAAGCATTTTCTTCCTTTATTGAACGAAGCCGGTATTGATTTGATGCTTTGTGGTCATTTACATACTTACCAATATGTGCCGGCAGGAAAAGGAGATTGTAATTTCCCTATTCTGATTAATTCAAATACACATGTGGTGGATGTGGATATAACTACTACCCAATTACAACTGAAAGTAAAGGATGCGGATCAGAAGTTATTTAAAGAGTTTACTTTTCAAAGAAAATAA
- a CDS encoding M48 family metallopeptidase: MKKSMGLLFTLLILAGCGSVPLTGRKQLLLVSDQDVVASSLQQYNDYIKTSTLSTNKAQTAMVERVGKRIAAATEQYLWGNGMGDEVKNFSWEFHLVKDPQVNAFCMPGGKIVVYEGLMPYVSSDDELAVVLGHEVAHAVARHSNERMSQQIMAKYGGEILGAALSKKSAAIQNVAGTVYGLGTQYGVMLPFSRQHESEADYMGLVLMTMAGYNPNVAVNFWKKMSAGKSGSTPEFMSTHPSDATRIANIQKYLPEMSKYKK, from the coding sequence ATGAAAAAGAGTATGGGTTTATTGTTTACCTTGTTGATATTGGCAGGGTGCGGTAGTGTGCCTCTTACAGGCCGTAAACAATTATTGCTTGTGTCCGATCAGGATGTTGTAGCCTCCAGCTTGCAACAATATAATGATTATATAAAAACAAGTACCCTTTCTACCAATAAAGCTCAAACAGCAATGGTAGAGCGGGTAGGCAAACGTATCGCTGCTGCTACGGAACAATATTTATGGGGCAATGGCATGGGGGACGAGGTTAAAAATTTCTCCTGGGAATTTCATTTGGTAAAGGATCCGCAAGTAAATGCTTTTTGCATGCCTGGAGGGAAAATAGTAGTATATGAAGGTTTAATGCCTTATGTAAGTAGTGATGATGAACTGGCTGTCGTGTTGGGGCATGAAGTTGCCCATGCTGTAGCAAGGCATTCTAATGAGCGGATGAGCCAACAAATTATGGCAAAGTACGGAGGAGAGATATTAGGAGCGGCGTTAAGTAAAAAGTCGGCAGCTATCCAAAATGTTGCCGGAACGGTATATGGCTTGGGCACTCAATATGGGGTTATGTTGCCTTTTTCCCGTCAGCATGAATCGGAAGCTGATTATATGGGATTGGTATTGATGACTATGGCTGGGTATAATCCGAATGTTGCGGTTAATTTCTGGAAGAAGATGTCGGCTGGGAAGAGTGGTAGTACGCCGGAGTTTATGAGTACGCATCCTTCCGATGCTACCCGTATTGCAAATATCCAGAAATATTTACCGGAAATGAGTAAATATAAAAAATAA
- a CDS encoding penta-EF hand family protein yields the protein MEVKVWVTLDDVLVTYRITEESLHAWIEKKNIPTLRLNGKLFIDENILKFHLTRDKLLIPPSPTNKEEQQTYEKVSSLLTNETFLYIHLLNSDAPLTQLFCKDIQWLIPNFEERIVFDYVILNHPFDLHYLLSKNYTLENINTIYRKWVKKISDRIHSMHKSRQLATICTYEIKTKSHILTRYEKEIARLRALLPDERNKNRLTDEIRSLLNTPIEDLPFDGRIKNACWITKHSTLGDLLTTGRNEGYSSLIKKYSNFGATTLKMMLEVLRKMGIIDKYGYSSLYFYLPQWKKEKTKPIS from the coding sequence ATGGAAGTAAAAGTATGGGTAACTTTAGATGATGTTTTGGTAACCTACCGAATTACAGAAGAATCCCTCCATGCATGGATAGAGAAAAAGAATATCCCTACCCTACGCTTAAACGGGAAATTATTCATCGATGAAAATATACTGAAGTTTCATCTTACACGCGACAAGTTACTTATTCCGCCCTCTCCTACAAATAAAGAAGAACAACAAACTTATGAAAAGGTTTCCTCTCTGCTTACAAACGAAACATTTCTTTACATCCATTTGCTCAATTCCGATGCGCCTTTAACCCAGCTGTTTTGCAAGGATATCCAATGGTTGATTCCTAACTTCGAAGAGCGGATCGTTTTTGATTATGTTATTTTAAATCATCCTTTTGATCTACATTATCTTCTTTCCAAAAACTATACATTAGAAAATATAAATACTATTTATAGGAAATGGGTGAAAAAAATTTCCGACCGGATTCACTCCATGCATAAAAGTAGACAGTTGGCAACCATTTGTACCTATGAAATAAAAACAAAGAGCCATATCCTTACCCGCTACGAAAAAGAGATTGCCCGGCTCAGGGCCCTTTTACCCGACGAACGGAATAAGAACCGGTTGACCGACGAGATAAGAAGCCTCCTCAATACACCAATCGAAGATCTTCCTTTTGACGGACGTATAAAAAATGCTTGTTGGATAACAAAACATTCTACTTTAGGTGATCTCCTTACAACAGGACGTAATGAAGGATATTCTTCTTTGATAAAAAAATATAGTAACTTCGGGGCAACTACGCTAAAAATGATGTTAGAAGTTTTACGAAAAATGGGAATAATAGACAAATACGGTTATAGCTCCCTTTATTTTTATCTTCCCCAGTGGAAAAAAGAAAAAACTAAACCCATTTCTTAA
- a CDS encoding transposase yields the protein MCKQKKRNRQYTEEFRISVVKEYLSGGMSKYALCKKYSIPQPVTLTTWIRKFVGEETKEYPMKKEKIPESEEVSRLKRELKEAKLALYQERMRADAYDVMIDVAEEMFKIPIRKKAGTKQ from the coding sequence ATGTGTAAACAAAAGAAAAGAAATCGTCAATATACGGAAGAGTTTCGTATATCTGTGGTAAAGGAATACCTATCAGGAGGTATGAGTAAATATGCCTTATGCAAAAAATATTCTATCCCCCAGCCAGTGACATTAACCACATGGATTCGTAAATTTGTAGGCGAAGAAACAAAGGAGTATCCCATGAAAAAAGAAAAGATTCCAGAATCGGAAGAGGTAAGCCGTCTCAAGCGTGAGTTAAAAGAGGCCAAACTGGCGCTTTACCAAGAGCGCATGCGTGCTGATGCGTATGATGTGATGATTGATGTAGCAGAAGAAATGTTTAAGATTCCGATCCGAAAAAAAGCTGGCACCAAACAGTAA
- a CDS encoding IS3 family transposase — translation MSSLCVLFGVSRQSYYQHHEVDFARLAFKELVIEYVLEIRQKAPRLGCQKLFEMCKEYFREKFTIGRDAFYNLLREKGLMVRIRRRKTRTTYSDPYAAFYPNLIKGMEVSLPNQVWVSDITYIWTSAGFCYLFLITDLYSHRIMGWILSDSLKYKNAEDALKQAIENANCPLDGLIHHSDRGFQYTYADYMKLLEKHGIKASRTEHGDPLENAVAERVNGILKQEWLSLYTFDNKEDVLAVLAPGIEFYNQERPHASNEWLTPMQAYNQTGVLKRKWKNYYPSTKRQ, via the coding sequence CTGTCCTCTCTTTGCGTCCTGTTTGGTGTAAGTAGACAGTCTTATTATCAGCATCATGAAGTTGATTTTGCACGCTTAGCCTTCAAAGAACTTGTGATAGAATATGTGCTTGAAATTCGTCAAAAAGCCCCTCGTTTGGGCTGTCAGAAACTGTTTGAGATGTGTAAGGAGTATTTCCGTGAGAAGTTCACGATAGGTCGGGACGCTTTCTATAACTTATTAAGAGAGAAAGGGTTGATGGTTCGTATAAGAAGACGCAAGACAAGGACAACTTATTCGGATCCTTATGCAGCCTTCTATCCAAACTTGATAAAGGGAATGGAGGTATCATTACCTAACCAGGTTTGGGTGAGCGATATCACTTATATCTGGACATCAGCAGGTTTCTGTTATTTATTCTTGATAACGGATCTGTATTCCCATCGTATAATGGGCTGGATACTATCTGATTCATTAAAGTACAAGAATGCGGAAGATGCTTTAAAGCAGGCTATAGAAAACGCCAACTGTCCATTGGATGGCTTAATCCATCATTCCGACCGTGGTTTCCAATATACCTATGCGGATTATATGAAATTGCTGGAAAAACATGGGATAAAAGCTAGCAGGACAGAGCATGGAGATCCTTTGGAAAATGCGGTGGCAGAAAGGGTGAACGGTATTTTAAAACAGGAATGGTTGTCTCTATATACATTTGATAATAAGGAAGATGTATTGGCCGTATTGGCACCTGGCATTGAGTTTTATAACCAAGAGAGGCCTCATGCCAGTAATGAGTGGTTAACACCGATGCAAGCTTATAATCAAACCGGAGTTTTAAAAAGGAAGTGGAAAAATTATTATCCTTCTACAAAAAGACAATGA